A portion of the Hyalangium minutum genome contains these proteins:
- a CDS encoding DUF58 domain-containing protein codes for MKTWLQAKWARLRALLRPPRTLKVTRVGRTYLVVTFGVGLGALNTGNNLLYLVLGLLLAMVVASGVLSERCLRYLTIRRLGTESAFAGEPFAFRWALTRRLGNSFALTLSEVDSPLTGEGRVGYLRTRVEHVVRADLTAPRRGPLRLSGVRLTTTWPLGLFAKTRVFELDGTLLVYPRRGYACQLPGRALQGAYGDASTPRSNDGTGDVAGLRELGPTEDARRVHWRKSASVGKLLKVEREREERRTYVLTVEGGLQGEALDRRCEEVAALTHDLIEAGNEVGLETPGERLRPAAGSAQERRILRALAWVGFEDQREKEEQAA; via the coding sequence GTGAAGACGTGGCTCCAGGCGAAGTGGGCGCGGCTGCGCGCCCTGCTGCGCCCTCCGCGCACCTTGAAGGTGACGCGCGTGGGGCGCACGTACCTCGTGGTGACGTTCGGCGTGGGCCTGGGCGCGCTGAACACCGGCAACAACCTGCTCTACCTCGTGCTCGGCTTGCTGCTGGCCATGGTGGTGGCCTCCGGCGTGCTCTCCGAGCGCTGCCTGCGCTACCTCACGATCCGCCGCTTGGGCACCGAGTCCGCCTTCGCGGGCGAGCCCTTCGCCTTCCGCTGGGCCCTCACCCGCCGCCTGGGCAACTCCTTCGCTCTCACGCTGAGCGAGGTGGACAGCCCGCTCACTGGCGAGGGCCGCGTGGGCTACCTGCGCACGCGTGTGGAGCACGTCGTCCGCGCGGACCTGACCGCACCCCGCCGAGGGCCCCTGCGGCTGAGCGGCGTCCGGCTCACCACGACATGGCCGCTGGGCCTCTTCGCCAAGACACGCGTGTTCGAGCTGGACGGCACCCTGCTGGTGTACCCGCGCCGAGGCTACGCGTGCCAGCTGCCGGGCCGGGCGCTGCAGGGCGCGTACGGCGACGCGAGCACCCCTCGCAGCAATGATGGCACCGGCGACGTGGCGGGCCTGCGCGAGCTGGGGCCCACCGAGGATGCGCGCCGCGTGCACTGGCGCAAGAGCGCCTCCGTGGGGAAGCTCCTCAAGGTGGAGCGCGAGCGCGAGGAGCGCCGCACCTATGTACTCACCGTGGAGGGAGGGCTCCAAGGGGAGGCCCTCGATCGGCGCTGCGAGGAGGTGGCGGCGCTCACCCACGATCTGATCGAGGCCGGCAATGAGGTGGGCCTGGAGACGCCCGGCGAGCGTCTGCGCCCCGCAGCGGGCAGTGCCCAAGAGCGGCGCATCCTCCGGGCCCTGGCCTGGGTGGGCTTCGAGGATCAGCGGGAGAAGGAGGAGCAGGCGGCATGA
- a CDS encoding STAS domain-containing protein, with the protein MSGLQIHQEELAGRITLRLEGTLDWRTAAQLRHSLEALGSREVVLDFAHLREFKDTAVVVLTKDLGAHNKVELRGLAGHHERMFRYFGVSTGSEPRAYYTPEEILA; encoded by the coding sequence ATGTCGGGGCTGCAAATCCACCAGGAAGAGCTCGCAGGGCGCATCACCCTTCGGCTCGAGGGGACGCTGGACTGGCGCACGGCGGCGCAGCTGCGTCACTCGCTGGAGGCTCTGGGCTCCCGCGAGGTGGTGCTGGACTTCGCGCACCTGCGCGAGTTCAAGGACACAGCGGTGGTGGTGCTGACCAAGGATCTGGGCGCGCACAACAAGGTGGAGCTGCGCGGGCTGGCCGGGCACCACGAGCGGATGTTCCGCTATTTCGGGGTGAGCACGGGCTCGGAGCCCCGGGCCTACTACACGCCGGAAGAGATCCTCGCCTGA
- a CDS encoding HupE/UreJ family protein — MRMARVAVPLILLLGAGAARAHDADIIYTQVRRTDPGSAEVRVRLTLTGSTLSLLVPTDAEGDGAVSQADLEARRPALEVGIWDALPLTAGGQPCTRQAHVAKRVESYVELTATFQCPPGPLRQTYTVLSVLPANYRVVLGSYGGEGGQLFADAVRPSLDIPERGGSARSTFAPGFVGWVQLGMKHIFEGIDHLAFLIALLLVGGSLKRVLGMVTAFTVAHSLTLGATALGFILLDTARTRWVEAAIAVSIIYVAAENLLLREHRHRALLTFLFGLVHGFGFASVLSAYGLGEQVASGLFGFNLGVELGQAVIVTALLPLMRLIQRRPRVNLWTVRALSSVILCAGAWWLYSRIG, encoded by the coding sequence ATGCGGATGGCACGAGTCGCGGTGCCGCTGATCTTGCTGCTCGGAGCAGGGGCGGCCCGCGCGCACGACGCGGACATCATCTATACGCAGGTTCGGCGCACCGATCCTGGGAGCGCCGAGGTTCGCGTGCGGCTGACGCTCACCGGGAGCACGCTGAGCCTGCTGGTGCCCACGGATGCGGAGGGTGATGGGGCGGTCTCGCAGGCGGATCTGGAGGCGCGCCGCCCGGCCCTCGAGGTAGGGATCTGGGATGCGCTGCCGCTCACCGCTGGAGGGCAGCCCTGCACGCGCCAGGCGCACGTCGCCAAGCGGGTCGAGTCGTACGTGGAGCTGACCGCCACCTTCCAATGTCCGCCTGGCCCCCTGCGGCAGACGTACACGGTGCTCTCGGTGCTGCCGGCCAACTACCGGGTGGTGCTGGGCTCCTATGGAGGGGAGGGGGGCCAGCTCTTCGCGGACGCCGTGCGGCCCAGCCTGGACATCCCCGAGCGAGGCGGCTCGGCCCGGAGCACCTTCGCTCCGGGCTTCGTGGGCTGGGTCCAACTGGGGATGAAGCACATCTTCGAGGGCATCGACCACCTCGCCTTCCTGATCGCGCTGCTGCTGGTGGGGGGCAGCCTCAAGCGGGTGCTGGGGATGGTGACGGCCTTCACGGTGGCGCACTCGCTCACCCTGGGAGCCACGGCGCTGGGCTTCATTCTCCTGGACACGGCGCGGACGCGCTGGGTGGAGGCGGCCATTGCTGTCTCCATCATCTATGTGGCGGCGGAGAACCTGTTGTTGCGTGAACACCGCCACCGGGCGCTGCTGACGTTCCTCTTCGGACTGGTGCACGGCTTTGGCTTCGCCAGCGTGCTGAGCGCCTACGGGCTGGGGGAGCAGGTGGCGTCCGGCCTGTTCGGCTTCAACCTCGGGGTGGAGCTGGGGCAGGCGGTGATCGTCACGGCTTTGCTGCCCCTCATGCGGCTGATTCAGCGCCGGCCCAGAGTGAACCTGTGGACGGTGCGAGCGCTCTCCTCCGTCATCCTCTGCGCGGGAGCGTGGTGGTTGTATTCGCGCATCGGTTGA
- a CDS encoding trypsin-like serine protease yields the protein MSPFTRCLIWLPLTALIGCAGPGAVQQTSGGYSIVSESVLDASNRYASTVRVTATFDSRKGVAFKTCSGVLTHAQLILTAGHCVCASHAGTTPEDAGTFVVDASQCAKTATVTTVRYRPLSEEQRSILREDLQWPADVISHTGRVRPHPELKIRYARESDSRELSSNADLAVIVLDRPLVGGLRAVPLSRTKVRVSEPVISVGYGVTRPNAEDGGARRIGTNEVASLEETDGKTFRIAKPLLIPPTFSEGEPLLMRETASYALAGDSGGPCLRENGDALELVGIAKTSYRAPVEFSEYTSTYFYREWIREQLELARKAASTKPAD from the coding sequence ATGAGCCCTTTCACAAGATGCCTTATCTGGCTCCCGCTCACAGCCCTCATCGGCTGTGCGGGTCCTGGTGCGGTGCAGCAGACCAGCGGTGGCTACTCCATTGTCTCGGAGAGTGTCCTGGATGCCTCGAACCGCTACGCCTCGACCGTCAGGGTCACCGCGACCTTCGATAGCAGGAAAGGCGTAGCCTTCAAAACGTGCAGCGGGGTGCTCACCCATGCTCAGCTCATTCTCACGGCTGGTCACTGCGTGTGCGCCTCCCATGCAGGGACCACTCCCGAAGACGCAGGGACCTTCGTCGTTGATGCATCCCAGTGCGCCAAGACCGCCACTGTGACGACCGTCCGCTACAGGCCCCTCTCAGAAGAGCAGAGAAGCATCCTGCGAGAGGACCTGCAGTGGCCAGCAGATGTCATCTCGCACACTGGGCGGGTTCGTCCTCATCCGGAGCTCAAGATCCGTTACGCCCGTGAGTCGGACAGCCGGGAACTCTCCAGCAATGCGGACCTCGCAGTCATTGTCCTGGATCGACCGCTCGTTGGCGGACTCCGTGCCGTTCCTCTCTCTCGCACCAAGGTCCGTGTCTCAGAACCCGTGATCAGCGTGGGCTACGGTGTCACGAGACCCAATGCTGAGGATGGCGGTGCTCGCCGGATAGGCACCAATGAGGTCGCATCTCTGGAAGAGACGGACGGCAAGACCTTTCGCATCGCGAAGCCCTTGCTCATTCCGCCCACCTTCTCCGAGGGAGAGCCGCTCCTGATGCGGGAGACCGCCTCGTACGCACTGGCTGGAGACAGTGGAGGCCCGTGCCTCCGCGAGAACGGCGACGCCTTGGAGCTCGTCGGGATCGCGAAGACGAGCTATCGCGCCCCTGTCGAGTTCTCCGAGTACACAAGCACCTACTTCTACAGAGAGTGGATCCGCGAGCAGCTCGAACTGGCCCGGAAAGCAGCCTCGACGAAGCCTGCTGACTGA
- a CDS encoding lmo0937 family membrane protein — protein sequence MYWTMSIILFVLWMLGLITGSTEGYWVYLLLLFSMVSLVLAVSNRGKRLVA from the coding sequence GTGTATTGGACAATGAGCATCATCCTGTTCGTGCTGTGGATGTTGGGGCTGATCACCGGCTCCACCGAGGGCTACTGGGTCTATCTCCTGTTGCTCTTCTCGATGGTGTCGCTGGTGCTGGCGGTGTCGAACCGTGGGAAGCGGTTGGTGGCATGA
- a CDS encoding transglutaminase TgpA family protein: MSSPSRLRLRLRDLGAGAAFGSMAVSGQLPAWAIGLFGVALVCALLGKRLFAQRAKSTSVLLLVLAAMLGLSVYVGQLDLVVAACAFAGLIAAHRLLSTPDSRTDGQVQLTGLLMVAGGAALSGELTFALFLVAYAVFASLSMGLTVVEAAVPEGEPLPVREVVRPLSLGLCFALLGALAFFVLFPRLNWSMAGRRTGPGLGATTGLADTVRLGGAGTLKSNPRVVLRAHITPDPGVEHLGAYWVARTYDIFDGQEWTSVGNNPKRSRPRVTLRPGGEQSIHQRIELLPAYGARTLVALETPTRLGNAVAHQASGTRRTSLMELGGGEVRFTENALAYAYEATSVPPEEDASTSLTEVERGQLLALPDRLDPRVEALARKVLDGETDPLKAAQKLSAWLQREYAYTLELSGDVEDPLADFLFERKAGHCEHFATALTIMLRTQGISARLSTGFFGGERSTEDYILRAGDAHAWTHVLVPERGFVTIDATPPSNRASQSLPALEFLTGLYEAIEARWRTSVIDYSLRDQLDAAQKLIRPPREPGRTSSRLPPARIWGLALLVGLLTYGTWRILSGRLSAPRPHAATQLIDSVEGLLREAGLRPRSDESLEELTTRLVREQHSLAEPLAPITRRYLEARFGQRPLAAGEAERLLAPLRRYLETRRAA; this comes from the coding sequence ATGAGCTCTCCCTCCCGGCTCCGGCTGAGGCTGCGCGATCTGGGCGCCGGAGCGGCGTTCGGCTCCATGGCCGTGTCCGGCCAGCTGCCCGCATGGGCGATCGGCCTCTTCGGCGTGGCGCTCGTGTGCGCGCTCCTCGGCAAGCGCCTGTTCGCCCAGCGAGCGAAGAGCACCTCCGTGCTGCTGCTGGTGCTGGCCGCGATGCTCGGGCTCTCCGTGTACGTCGGGCAGCTCGATCTCGTGGTGGCCGCGTGCGCCTTCGCGGGCCTCATCGCCGCCCACCGGCTCCTGTCCACGCCGGACTCACGCACGGATGGGCAGGTGCAGCTGACCGGCCTGCTGATGGTGGCTGGCGGCGCGGCGCTCTCCGGTGAGCTGACGTTTGCCCTGTTCCTGGTGGCCTACGCAGTCTTCGCCAGCCTGTCCATGGGACTGACCGTGGTGGAGGCCGCCGTCCCCGAGGGCGAGCCCCTGCCCGTGCGCGAGGTGGTGCGTCCGCTCTCCCTGGGCCTGTGCTTCGCGCTGCTGGGCGCGCTGGCCTTCTTCGTCCTCTTCCCTCGCCTCAACTGGAGCATGGCCGGCCGAAGGACCGGACCGGGCCTGGGCGCCACCACTGGCCTGGCGGACACGGTGCGCCTGGGCGGCGCGGGGACGCTCAAGAGCAACCCTCGCGTGGTGCTGCGCGCCCACATCACGCCCGATCCCGGCGTGGAGCACCTGGGCGCCTACTGGGTGGCCCGAACCTATGACATCTTCGATGGGCAGGAGTGGACGAGCGTGGGCAACAACCCCAAGCGCTCGCGCCCACGGGTGACACTGCGCCCCGGCGGCGAGCAGTCCATCCACCAGCGCATCGAACTGCTGCCCGCGTATGGCGCCCGAACCCTGGTGGCGCTCGAGACGCCCACGCGCCTGGGCAACGCGGTGGCCCATCAGGCGAGCGGCACCCGCCGCACCTCTCTCATGGAGCTCGGTGGCGGTGAGGTGCGCTTCACCGAGAACGCCCTCGCCTACGCCTACGAGGCCACCAGCGTCCCTCCCGAGGAGGATGCCTCCACCTCGCTCACCGAGGTCGAGCGCGGCCAGCTCCTGGCGCTGCCGGACCGGCTGGATCCGCGCGTGGAGGCGCTGGCGCGCAAGGTGCTCGACGGAGAGACGGATCCCCTGAAGGCCGCCCAGAAGCTGTCCGCCTGGCTGCAGCGCGAGTACGCATACACGCTGGAGCTCAGCGGGGACGTGGAGGATCCCCTCGCGGACTTCCTCTTCGAGCGCAAAGCGGGCCATTGCGAGCACTTCGCCACCGCACTGACGATCATGCTGCGCACCCAGGGAATCTCCGCGCGGCTGTCCACGGGCTTCTTCGGCGGCGAGCGCTCCACCGAGGATTACATCCTCCGCGCCGGAGATGCGCACGCCTGGACGCACGTGCTCGTTCCCGAGCGAGGCTTTGTCACGATCGACGCGACGCCTCCGAGCAACCGGGCCAGCCAGTCCCTGCCCGCGCTCGAGTTCCTCACCGGCCTCTACGAGGCGATCGAGGCCCGCTGGCGCACCTCCGTTATCGACTACTCGCTGAGAGATCAGCTGGACGCGGCCCAGAAGCTCATCCGTCCGCCGCGCGAGCCCGGCCGCACGTCCTCCCGCCTCCCCCCGGCCCGCATCTGGGGCCTGGCGCTGCTGGTGGGCCTGCTCACCTACGGCACGTGGCGCATCCTCTCAGGCCGTCTGTCCGCGCCCCGCCCGCACGCCGCCACGCAGCTGATCGATTCCGTGGAGGGCCTGCTGCGCGAAGCAGGCCTGCGCCCTCGCTCGGATGAGTCGCTGGAGGAGCTCACCACGCGCCTCGTCCGCGAGCAGCACTCCCTGGCCGAGCCCTTGGCCCCCATCACCCGGCGCTACCTGGAAGCCCGCTTCGGCCAGCGCCCCCTCGCGGCCGGAGAGGCAGAGCGCCTGCTCGCCCCGCTGCGCCGCTACCTCGAGACCCGCCGCGCCGCCTGA
- a CDS encoding AAA family ATPase yields MNQPARAIASAPPVDSARSVMERISAHLSSVVQGKEAQARLTVTCLIAGGHLLLEDVPGVGKTTLAEALARSCGLSFSRIQFTADLMPADILGAQVFNATNATFSFRQGPIFRQLVLADELNRAPPRTQSALLEGMAQGQVSMDGNTYPLPSPFTVVATQNPLDLTGTYPLPDSQLDRFLMRLSLGHPAPEVEARLLTTRGRTPPVDALEPVTGPEELSGLRALAAEMRIDEAVAEYVVRLARATREHGDIERGASTRAVLAVGSAARAHALWEGRDFVTPGDIRAVLVPCLAHRLLLRSNVQGAAARDEAAHLVEEISRKVAAPR; encoded by the coding sequence ATGAACCAACCTGCCCGCGCCATCGCCTCCGCCCCCCCTGTTGATTCCGCGCGCTCGGTCATGGAGCGGATCTCCGCTCACCTGTCGAGCGTGGTGCAGGGAAAGGAGGCCCAAGCCCGCCTCACCGTCACCTGTCTCATCGCTGGAGGCCACCTCCTCTTGGAGGACGTGCCCGGCGTGGGCAAGACGACGCTGGCCGAGGCGCTGGCGCGCTCCTGTGGGCTGAGCTTCTCGCGCATCCAGTTCACCGCGGACCTGATGCCCGCGGACATCCTGGGCGCGCAGGTGTTCAACGCCACCAACGCCACCTTCTCCTTCCGCCAGGGGCCCATCTTCCGGCAGCTCGTGCTGGCCGATGAGCTCAACCGCGCGCCCCCGCGCACCCAATCCGCCCTTCTCGAGGGCATGGCGCAGGGACAGGTGTCGATGGATGGGAACACCTATCCCCTGCCCTCCCCCTTCACGGTGGTGGCCACGCAGAACCCGCTGGATCTCACGGGTACCTATCCGCTTCCGGACTCGCAGCTGGATCGCTTCCTCATGCGGCTGTCGCTGGGGCACCCGGCCCCCGAAGTCGAAGCGCGGCTGCTCACCACGCGCGGGCGGACGCCTCCGGTGGATGCACTGGAGCCCGTCACCGGGCCGGAGGAGCTGAGCGGCCTGCGGGCGCTCGCCGCGGAGATGCGCATCGACGAGGCCGTGGCGGAGTACGTCGTCCGGCTGGCCCGGGCCACGCGCGAGCACGGCGACATCGAGCGCGGTGCTTCCACCCGCGCGGTGCTGGCGGTGGGCTCGGCGGCCCGGGCGCATGCCCTGTGGGAGGGGCGTGACTTCGTGACGCCGGGGGACATCCGCGCGGTGCTGGTACCGTGCCTGGCGCACCGGCTCCTGCTGCGCAGCAACGTGCAGGGCGCGGCGGCCCGGGACGAGGCGGCGCACCTGGTCGAGGAGATCTCCCGAAAGGTGGCAGCACCTCGGTGA
- a CDS encoding RNA polymerase factor sigma-32, producing the protein MQNTHEQSSNSGSLAMYLSEINHYSLLTVEEEQALARKFLKGDLSAGHRLVTSNLRFVVKVAYEYRSYGIKMSDLIQEGNIGLMKAVQKFDPDKGIRLISYAVWWIRAYIQNYILKSWSLVKLGTTQAQRKLFFSLARTRRELEKFGTPDGDVVNVDDIARKLHVKPGEVREMEQRMGGRDLSLDAPMGEDGGNSHVDFVVSASAPQDDEFADKEEAGLINARVRTALMRLDPRERFIIEQRVMNERPMTLKELGEHFGFSRERARQLEIRAKDKLKAELAALMAEVDPDTAVAAQ; encoded by the coding sequence ATGCAAAACACCCACGAGCAGTCTTCCAACTCCGGCTCCCTGGCGATGTACCTCTCGGAGATCAACCACTACTCGCTGCTCACGGTGGAGGAGGAGCAAGCGCTGGCCCGGAAGTTCCTCAAGGGGGACCTGTCCGCGGGCCACCGGCTGGTGACGAGCAACCTGCGCTTCGTCGTGAAGGTCGCCTACGAGTACCGCTCCTACGGCATCAAGATGAGCGACCTCATCCAGGAAGGGAACATCGGCCTGATGAAGGCCGTGCAGAAGTTCGATCCGGACAAGGGCATCCGCCTCATCTCCTACGCGGTGTGGTGGATCCGCGCGTACATCCAGAACTACATTCTCAAGTCTTGGTCTTTGGTAAAACTGGGGACGACGCAGGCTCAACGCAAGCTGTTCTTCAGCTTGGCGCGCACCCGCCGCGAGCTGGAGAAGTTCGGCACTCCCGATGGCGACGTGGTGAATGTGGACGACATCGCCCGCAAGCTGCACGTGAAGCCGGGCGAGGTGCGCGAGATGGAGCAGCGCATGGGCGGCCGCGATCTCTCCCTGGACGCGCCCATGGGCGAGGACGGCGGCAACAGCCACGTGGACTTCGTGGTGAGCGCCAGCGCCCCGCAGGATGACGAGTTCGCCGACAAGGAGGAGGCGGGCCTCATCAACGCCCGCGTCCGCACCGCGCTGATGCGGCTGGATCCCCGCGAGCGCTTCATCATCGAGCAGCGCGTCATGAATGAGCGCCCCATGACGCTCAAGGAGCTGGGCGAGCACTTCGGCTTCTCGCGCGAGCGCGCCCGCCAGCTGGAGATCCGCGCCAAGGACAAGCTCAAGGCCGAGCTGGCCGCGCTCATGGCCGAGGTGGATCCGGACACCGCCGTGGCGGCCCAGTAA
- a CDS encoding trypsin-like serine protease yields the protein MDKENRYASAVVVGARLGEQSKRCSGVLVDRRAVLTAAHCLCAPQSASLMDASNCAQRAAVSTILYTPVPGLEDEASSSSALYLGVVHPHPAFRVLLNDHGEVVSSVADLAMIHLESPVEEAISPVLMARTEAQPPETLIIAGQAYDEIYDRYDQNRRFSRNTATRPPVAGDSRILVRQPSGHLYKGDSGGPCLREDSGHSLLVGVSSRNLGRGAACTSIHGYQAWVRSELRHTAEGQVP from the coding sequence TTGGACAAGGAGAACCGCTACGCCTCGGCGGTGGTGGTCGGCGCCCGTCTCGGCGAGCAGTCGAAGCGATGCAGCGGCGTGCTGGTGGACCGCCGGGCTGTCCTGACAGCTGCGCACTGCCTATGCGCCCCGCAGTCCGCCTCCCTCATGGATGCTTCGAACTGCGCCCAGAGGGCGGCCGTCTCGACGATCCTCTACACCCCCGTCCCAGGCCTGGAGGATGAAGCCAGTTCCAGCAGCGCGCTCTACCTGGGAGTGGTCCATCCCCACCCGGCGTTCCGCGTGCTCCTGAATGACCACGGAGAAGTTGTCTCCAGCGTCGCGGACCTTGCGATGATTCACTTGGAAAGTCCCGTGGAAGAAGCGATCTCCCCTGTCCTTATGGCACGCACGGAGGCTCAACCTCCCGAGACCCTCATCATCGCCGGGCAGGCCTACGATGAGATCTATGATCGTTATGATCAAAACCGCCGGTTCAGCAGAAACACGGCCACGAGACCTCCCGTGGCTGGCGACTCAAGGATCCTGGTGAGGCAACCGTCTGGACACCTCTACAAGGGCGACAGCGGCGGCCCCTGCCTGCGCGAAGACTCGGGCCATTCCCTCCTCGTCGGAGTCTCCAGCAGGAACCTGGGAAGGGGCGCAGCCTGCACGAGCATCCACGGATATCAAGCGTGGGTGCGGAGTGAACTCAGGCACACCGCTGAAGGTCAGGTCCCATGA
- a CDS encoding HD-GYP domain-containing protein: MADNLKITQAQSESSGGEYGRAHSDKLQTLARGMVSGLYMLVRSVKMYDPDNAVFEKPLTQLQDIMNQIVSKEGRLDLVGVKDSFYLNSMLVKVDLNAIENQRYLLSEMRAKDVGGFSISKPITLPELKNFVWIFSKEQTSEASEEGLADRKLLNMKVAKFSKLREKLAKEADKLENPGDYKVDRKKYAMTVYARAVFFLQKYLESVRAGKPMNTSKALRLVQDLVDISYDQRTHFLGMTTTKRESEYLVFHQVNVCLMSIVFGAELGLTKPQLRDLGYIALFHDAGMSTIPDELATKRGALTSEEKVLIQKAPLISVRNILMEKSITRSTLLRVVTTFEHKADFGTAVRDTRGNIQMIIPKTSLGVYAKVIAICDAFDALTSKRPYRDAYGPEVSLMLMWTEMRNKFDPELLQVFMRVMAIQPVKVLSKRQQNMSLAGL, encoded by the coding sequence ATGGCCGACAACTTGAAAATCACCCAGGCCCAGAGCGAGAGCAGCGGTGGCGAGTATGGCCGTGCGCACTCGGACAAGCTGCAGACGCTGGCGCGCGGGATGGTGTCCGGGCTCTACATGCTGGTGCGGTCCGTGAAGATGTATGACCCGGACAACGCCGTCTTCGAGAAGCCGCTGACGCAGCTGCAGGACATCATGAACCAGATCGTCTCCAAGGAGGGGCGGCTGGATCTGGTGGGGGTGAAGGACTCCTTCTACCTGAACAGCATGCTGGTGAAGGTGGACCTGAACGCCATCGAGAACCAGCGCTACCTGCTGTCGGAGATGCGGGCCAAGGACGTGGGTGGGTTCTCCATCTCCAAGCCGATCACCCTGCCGGAGCTGAAGAACTTCGTATGGATCTTCAGCAAGGAGCAGACCTCGGAGGCGAGCGAGGAGGGCCTGGCGGACCGGAAGCTGCTGAACATGAAGGTCGCCAAGTTCTCCAAGCTGCGCGAGAAGCTGGCCAAGGAGGCGGACAAGCTGGAGAACCCGGGCGACTACAAGGTCGACCGGAAGAAGTACGCGATGACGGTGTACGCGCGCGCGGTGTTCTTCCTGCAGAAGTACCTGGAGTCGGTGCGGGCCGGGAAGCCGATGAACACGTCCAAGGCGCTGCGGCTCGTCCAGGATCTGGTGGACATCTCGTACGATCAGCGAACGCACTTCTTGGGGATGACCACCACGAAGCGCGAGTCGGAGTACCTGGTGTTCCATCAGGTGAACGTGTGCCTGATGAGCATCGTGTTCGGGGCGGAGCTGGGGCTGACGAAGCCGCAGCTGCGGGACCTGGGCTACATCGCGCTGTTCCACGACGCGGGGATGTCGACGATCCCGGACGAGCTGGCGACGAAGCGCGGGGCGCTGACGTCCGAGGAGAAGGTGCTGATCCAGAAGGCGCCGCTGATCTCGGTGCGCAACATCCTGATGGAGAAGAGCATCACGCGCTCGACGCTGCTGCGGGTGGTGACGACGTTCGAGCACAAGGCGGACTTCGGGACGGCGGTGCGGGACACGCGCGGCAACATCCAGATGATCATCCCGAAGACGAGCCTCGGGGTGTACGCGAAGGTCATCGCCATCTGCGACGCGTTCGACGCACTGACGAGCAAGCGGCCGTACCGGGATGCGTATGGGCCCGAGGTGTCGCTGATGCTGATGTGGACGGAGATGCGCAACAAGTTCGACCCGGAGTTGCTCCAGGTCTTCATGCGCGTGATGGCGATCCAGCCGGTGAAGGTGCTGTCCAAGCGCCAGCAGAACATGTCGCTGGCCGGCCTCTGA
- a CDS encoding lytic transglycosylase domain-containing protein yields the protein MRRWTVAAAAAAVMTGAAIPSYPLLVPDRTVVEAPQVEELKAKLAEREAALREAQARLQAYEDEVHFQEAMRLGVAEAVRASGLPLRQQRRVAVAIVREAQRNDIDPMLVIALIRCESSFNNYAVSGVGAMGLMQVMPDTGTYLADKAGFRLGRSTNLFDAETNIELGTAYLANLIQRFGNVEHALVAYNAGPGLAKKILAKRESRKKFIAGYPTKVVKEFRKLKAQQERELTLRAQQPTEAGKS from the coding sequence ATGCGGCGTTGGACGGTGGCGGCGGCGGCGGCGGCGGTGATGACGGGGGCGGCCATTCCCAGCTATCCCTTGCTGGTCCCCGACAGGACGGTGGTGGAGGCGCCTCAGGTGGAGGAGCTGAAAGCGAAGCTGGCCGAGCGCGAGGCAGCGCTTCGGGAGGCGCAGGCCCGCCTGCAGGCGTACGAGGATGAGGTCCACTTCCAGGAGGCGATGCGCCTGGGGGTGGCGGAGGCGGTGAGGGCCTCGGGCCTGCCGCTCCGGCAGCAGCGGCGGGTGGCGGTGGCCATCGTCCGCGAGGCCCAGCGCAACGACATCGACCCGATGCTGGTGATTGCGCTCATCCGCTGCGAGAGCTCGTTCAACAACTACGCGGTGTCCGGCGTGGGGGCCATGGGCCTGATGCAGGTGATGCCGGACACGGGCACCTACCTGGCGGACAAGGCGGGCTTCCGGCTGGGGCGCTCCACCAACCTGTTCGACGCGGAGACGAACATCGAGCTGGGCACCGCGTACCTGGCCAACCTCATCCAGCGCTTCGGCAACGTGGAGCACGCGCTCGTCGCGTACAACGCGGGCCCGGGGCTGGCGAAGAAGATCCTCGCCAAGCGCGAGTCCCGGAAGAAGTTCATCGCCGGCTACCCGACCAAGGTCGTGAAGGAGTTCCGCAAGCTGAAGGCTCAGCAGGAACGCGAGCTGACCTTGCGTGCTCAGCAGCCGACGGAAGCCGGCAAGAGCTGA